The Gordonia iterans DNA window GGAACCGGTGCGCGCACGGACGATTCGCTGGCCGCGGCGATCGAGATCGCGGCGTCCCGGCCCGAGGTGCTCGGTCCGACGCAGACGCGGCTGCTGGTCGAGTGGTTGACCGAGCTGGGCAACCGCGAACGCGGCTGAGTCGACTGCGGGTCAGCGCGGCTCGATGACCTGGAACCCGGTGAAGGTCGCGAGCTCGTTGGGGATCACCACGGAGCCGTCGGGCTGCTGGTGGTTCTCCAGGATCGCCACCAGCCAGCGGGTGGTCGCGAGGGTGCCGTTGAGCGTCGCGGCGATCTGCGCCTTGCCGTTCTCGTCGCGGTAGCGGGTGGCGAGTCGTCGTGCCTGGAAGGTGGTGCAGTTCGACGTCGAGGTCAGCTCGCGGTACGTGTTCTGCGTCGGGATCCAGGCCTCGCAGTCGAACTTGCGCGACGCCGAGCTGCCCAGGTCGCCGGCGGCGACGTCGATCACCCGGTACGGCACGTCGATGGCGGCCAGCATCGACTTCTCGAAGTCGAGCAGCCGCTGATGCTCGGCTTCGGCGTCTTCGGGACGGCAGTAGACGAAGCCCTCGACCTTGTCGAACTGATGCACGCGGATGATGCCCCGGGTGTCTTTGCCGTACGAGCCGGCCTCGCGGCGGAAGCACGTCGACCAGCCGGCGTAGCGCTTGGGGCCGTCCGAGAGGTCCAGGATCTCGTCGGCGTGGTAACCGGCGAGCGGCACCTCGGAGGTCCCGACGAGGTAGGCGTCGTCTTCTTCCAGGTGATAGACCTCGGCGGCGTGGGCACCGAGGAATCCGGTGCCGCCCATCACCTCGGGACGCACCAGTACGGGCGGGATCATCATCGTGAAGCCGGCCGCGGTGGCTTTGGCTGCCGCCATGTTCAGCAGTCCGAGCTGCAGCATGGCGCCCTGACCGGTGAGGAAGTAGAAGCGCGAACCGGACACCTTGGCGCCGCGTCCCATGTCGATCAGGCCCAGGCTCTCACCGAGCTCCAGGTGGTCCTTCGGTTCGGCGATCTCGCGCGGGGTGCCGACGTGCTCGAGCACCACGTAATCGTCCTCGCCGCCGGGTGGGGTCTGCGCGGAGACGATGTTCGAGATCGCGCGATGCGCCTCGGCCGAAGTCTGCTCGGCGTCGTTCTGCCGGGATACCGCCGCCTTGACCAGGTCGGACAGCTCCTTCGCGCGGCTCAGTAACGCGGATTTCTCGTCCCCGGCGGCCTTGCCGACCTGCTTGCCGAGGCCCTTCTGCTCCGCCCGCAGCGCGTCGGCTTCGACGATGGCGGCGCGGCGCGCGGCATCGGCGTCGAGCAGCCGGTCGACCAGGGCCGGGTCCTCTCCGCGAGCGCGCTGGCTGTCCCGGACCAGATCGGGGTTCTCCCGCACAATCTTCAGGTCAATCACGACTCAAACCCTACTCGGAACACACCGCGCGAGGTCAGCAGGCATGATGGACGACGATGAGTGCTCCCGATGTTGACGCCACCGGCCCCGAGGATTCCGCCCCGGCCCGCCGGACTAGTGCCGCGCGCCTGGCCGCGGTGCTGGTCGCGGTCTTGGTCGGCGCCCTGGTGGCGGGAACCGTGATCTACACTCGCGGCGGGTTCTCCGAGGCCGGCGGCCTGGGCGAGACCGTGATCGGCGAAGGCGGCTCGTATGCCGAGACCGACTTCACCCGATCGGCGCCGGGCGACTGCCTGACCTGGAACGACGACGCGGCCGAGACGCCCACCAAGGTGCCGTGCACCGAACCGCACCGGTTCGAGGTCGCCGGTACCGTCAACACCGCACAGTTCCCGGGATCCGAGTTCGGCCTCGATGCGCCGGCGCCCACCCCGGAACGGTACGCCGAACTCCGCGATGAGCACTGCGGAGTGATCGTCGAACGCTACCTCGGCGGCGGTCTGGATCCGCAGGGCCGCTTCGCGGTCGGTCTGATGTTCCCGTCGAAGGCGCAGTGGGATCGCGGCGCCCGGGTGTTGCGGTGCGGCATCGAACAGCCCGGCCCCGGCGGCGTCCATCAGGAGTTCGCCGGGCGCGTCGCCGACAGCGATCAGTCGTTCGCCTGGCCCGACGGGACCTGCATCGGGATCGACGACGCCACCCGCAAGCCGACCGCCGAGCCGGTCAACTGTGCCGAACCGCACGCCTTTCAGACG harbors:
- a CDS encoding septum formation family protein, translating into MSAPDVDATGPEDSAPARRTSAARLAAVLVAVLVGALVAGTVIYTRGGFSEAGGLGETVIGEGGSYAETDFTRSAPGDCLTWNDDAAETPTKVPCTEPHRFEVAGTVNTAQFPGSEFGLDAPAPTPERYAELRDEHCGVIVERYLGGGLDPQGRFAVGLMFPSKAQWDRGARVLRCGIEQPGPGGVHQEFAGRVADSDQSFAWPDGTCIGIDDATRKPTAEPVNCAEPHAFQTTGVVDLSQRFGARDSGRPWPSVADQNQYLQTICPNRTNRFFGGVQKFRETTLNVQWSVISEVSWNTGSRRVVCYVALPDRGGFAKLVGDAREQVLINGKIPTPPAQGPPGRALPTPVPLPPGYSPNDQEVPAPAG
- the serS gene encoding serine--tRNA ligase; its protein translation is MIDLKIVRENPDLVRDSQRARGEDPALVDRLLDADAARRAAIVEADALRAEQKGLGKQVGKAAGDEKSALLSRAKELSDLVKAAVSRQNDAEQTSAEAHRAISNIVSAQTPPGGEDDYVVLEHVGTPREIAEPKDHLELGESLGLIDMGRGAKVSGSRFYFLTGQGAMLQLGLLNMAAAKATAAGFTMMIPPVLVRPEVMGGTGFLGAHAAEVYHLEEDDAYLVGTSEVPLAGYHADEILDLSDGPKRYAGWSTCFRREAGSYGKDTRGIIRVHQFDKVEGFVYCRPEDAEAEHQRLLDFEKSMLAAIDVPYRVIDVAAGDLGSSASRKFDCEAWIPTQNTYRELTSTSNCTTFQARRLATRYRDENGKAQIAATLNGTLATTRWLVAILENHQQPDGSVVIPNELATFTGFQVIEPR